A genomic stretch from Arachis stenosperma cultivar V10309 chromosome 3, arast.V10309.gnm1.PFL2, whole genome shotgun sequence includes:
- the LOC130966765 gene encoding uncharacterized protein LOC130966765, protein MASEESFVVLVHHRGSIKRKTRSGVKFTDKDPLCIIVRPTTSYDDLVSSVLLKLGLDGVKQVKKFFYHIPITVLQKTVKYDCFTIGSDEDLQVMFHCRRQFPEVRTPELLAKLVDVVSSSGGSNRNTTTLATAAGSSSRPAVASSSVPAYESPVQPVASPSFAVDLNGSVGDEVRTGEFLSTSLQCAAPPGVGEGLLDDPEDDDVEPDMIADDSGDDIGASEPAGAGGSSSSGT, encoded by the coding sequence atggctagtgaggagagttttgTAGTGTTGGTTCACCACAGAGGATCGATTAAGAGGAAAACTCGTTCCGGTGTGAAGTTCACTgataaggatcctctttgtATTATCGTGAGGCCGACGACGAGTTATGATGACCTTGTTAGCTCTGTACTGCTGAAACTTGGTCTGGATGGTGTGAAGCAAGTTAAGAAGTTTTTCTATCACATTCCAATCACGGTGCTCCAGAAAACCGTGAAGTATGATTGTTTCACGATCGGGAGTGATGAAGACTTGCAGGTCATGTTTCATTGTCGCCGGCAGTTTCCAGAAGTGAGGACACCAGAACTGTTGGCAAAGTTGGTTGATGTGGTATCCAGCTCGGGGGGTTCAAACCGAAATACCACCACTTTAGCCACGGCAGCCGGTTCTAGCTCCAGACCTGCCGTTGCTTCTTCCTCCGTCCCTGCGTATGAGTCACCCGTCCAACCTGTCGCCTCCCCTTCGTTCGCTGTTGATCTCAACGGCAGTGTAGGCGACGAGGTCAGAACAGGGGAATTTCTGTCGACCTCTTTACAGTGTGCTGCACCACCTGGGGTTGGAGAGGGATTGTTGGATGATCCAGAGGACGATGATGTCGAGCCGGATATGATTGCTGATGACAGTGGCGATGATATTGGAGCGAGCGAGCCTGCCGGGGCGGGAGGTAGTTCTAGCTCTGGCA